One genomic segment of Impatiens glandulifera chromosome 6, dImpGla2.1, whole genome shotgun sequence includes these proteins:
- the LOC124943277 gene encoding LRR receptor-like serine/threonine-protein kinase FLS2: protein MSPDGLVKKCKARLVPKGYSQQPGVDYHETFAPVARQETIRMLIALAAHKGWKLYQLDVKYAFLNGILKKEVYVQAPRAWYGNIDVYFSGRGFFSSPSELTLYIKHGESGTMEYVLMFERNDSEDIELFGLCDSNWAGSMDDMKSTLGYCFSLGSSIFSWASKKQERVAHSSAEAEYVSANKATKQVVWLRKILEDMGRETRYGYGIPEEIGKLQKLKVLDLENNQLTGTIPLSLFNISTLQAIGLTNNDLSGELPPDFFHYLPDLEGLFMSGNQLEGPIPSSIGRCSKFELLSLSSNGFVGQIPTEIGNLSNLQVISIISNSLTGPIPHEIGKLVNLKQLKLWRNGLTGSIPNNIWNSSSFQWLDLSGIPEEFGRLHNLETLLLENNKLTGSVPESIFNSSKLNLLSLVNNQLSGNLPPNLGLFVPNLKQIYLGRNQFSGVIPNSISNASNLIHLDLAKNQFSGPIPNSLGDLRLLQNLILLENNFTADPSSRELKFLVSLTNCRYLIRLWIAENPLNGILPSSIGNLSMSLQSFYFYDCGIMGKIPLEIGNLTRLESLSFFNNNLIGSLPGTLKELRNLQALSANNNKLEGSIPNWICDLGTLTLLTLDENEFSGPLPACLANISSLRKFYVSSNTLVSDIPSSIFSLPDLLVLDLSNNSFSGQLSPDIGNLKAAITIDISYNKLSGELPGTIGGLTNLINLSLSDNKFQGPIPESLGNMLSLENLDLSKNELSGAIPKSLEKFLQKGLS, encoded by the exons ATGAGTCCTGATGGTTTGGTTAAAAAATGCAAGGCAAGATTGGTGCCAAAAGGGTATTCTCAACAACCCGGAGTCGACTATCATGAGACATTTGCACCGGTTGCGAGACAAGAAACGATAAGGATGTTGATTGCATTAGCTGCTCACAAAGGTTGGAAACTTTACCAACTTGATGTGAAATATGCATTCTTGAATGGAATATTGAAAAAAGAGGTGTATGTG CAAGCACCTCGTGCATGGTATGGAAATATCGATGTGTATTTCTCTGGGAGAGGATTTTTCAGTAGTCCTAGTGAGCTGACACTCTACATCAAGCATGGTGAATCTG GGACTATGGAGTATGTTCTCATGTTTGAAAGGAATGATAGTGAAGATATTGAGTTGTTTGGGTTATGTGATAGCAATTGGGCTGGAAGCATGGATGACATGAAGAGTACGCTCGGGTATTGTTTTTCACTTGGTTCAAGTATTTTTTCATGGGCATCGAAGAAGCAAGAGAGAGTTGCACATTCCTCCGCCGAAGCCGAATACGTATCGGCAAACaaagcaaccaaacaagtgGTTTGGTTAAGGAAGATTTTAGAAGACATGGGGAGAGAAACAAGATATGGCTACG GAATTCCGGAAGAGATTGGGAAATTGCAGAAGCTGAAGGTGTTGGATTTAGAGAATAATCAACTAACGGGCACAATTCCGTTGTCTCTCTTCAACATCTCGACCTTACAAGCTATTGGATTGACCAACAATGACTTGTCTGGCGAGCTTCCACCGGATTTCTTCCACTATCTTCCCGACCTGGAAGGCCTCTTCATGTCTGGCAACCAATTGGAGGGACCAATCCCGTCCTCCATCGGCAGATGCTCCAAGTTTGAGCTTCTTTCTCTCTCGTCTAATGGATTCGTTGGCCAGATACCCACGGAGATAGGAAACTTGAGCAACCTTCAAGTGATCAGTATTATCTCTAATAGTTTGACAG GTCCAATTCCACATGAGATAGGTAAACTTGTCAATTTGAAACAACTGAAACTTTGGCGCAATGGCCTCACTGGATCTATTCCAAATAATATATGGAATTCTTCCTCTTTCCAATGGTTAGATCTTA GTGGTATTCCGGAGGAATTTGGTAGGCTTCATAATTTAGAGACATTGCTATTGGAAAATAATAAACTAACTGGTTCTGTTCCTGAATCAATATTCAACTCCTCTAAATTGAATTTACTTTCATTAGTCAACAACCAGCTTTCTGGTAATCTCCCACCAAATTTAGGCCTTTTTGTTCCCAatcttaaacaaatatatttggGCAGAAATCAGTTCAGTGGTGTCATCCCAAACTCCATCTCCAATGCTTCAAATCTGATCCATTTAGACCTCGCTAAAAATCAGTTCAGCGGTCCAATTCCTAACTCACTTGGTGATTTGAGGCTACTTCAAAATCTAATCTTGCTTGAAAACAACTTTACTGCTGACCCTTCTTCTCGCGAATTGAAATTCCTCGTTTCCTTGACAAATTGTAGGTACTTGATAAGATTATGGATAGCCGAAAATCCTTTAAATGGAATTCTCCCATCTTCCATTGGCAACCTCTCCATGTCTCTCCAAAGCTTTTATTTCTATGATTGTGGAATTATGGGCAAGATCCCTCTAGAAATTGGTAACTTGACAAGAttagagtctttatcttttttcAACAACAATCTGATTGGTTCACTTCCAGGGACTCTCAAGGAACTAAGAAACCTCCAAGCCTTGAGTGCCAATAATAACAAGTTAGAAGGATCCATTCCCAATTGGATTTGTGATTTAGGGACATTAACTCTGCTAACCTTAGATGAAAATGAGTTTTCTGGCCCATTGCCAGCTTGTTTGGCAAATATTAGCTCTCTTAGGAAATTCTATGTATCTTCAAATACACTAGTTTCCGACATTCCTTCAAGCATTTTTAGTCTTCCCGACCTTTTGGTGCTCGATCTCTCAAACAATTCTTTCAGCGGGCAACTGTCCCCTGATATTGGGAACTTAAAAGCTGCTATAACTATAGACATATCCTATAACAAACTTTCGGGCGAATTGCCGGGCACAATTGGAGGCCTAACGAACTTGATTAACCTTTCTTTATCAGATAACAAATTCCAAGGCCCTATTCCTGAGTCACTTGGTAACATGCTGAGCCTGGAAAATCTAGATTTATCCAAAAACGAACTTTCAGGTGCTATTCCCAAATCTCTGGAGAAATTCCTTCAAAAGGGCCTTTCCTAA
- the LOC124943276 gene encoding receptor-like serine/threonine-protein kinase At1g78530: MEYMPNGSLDKWLYSHNYFLDTLKRLDIMIDRGLCFGISALRVYKSVGTLLDDSIAQTRTLATFGYISPEYGREGLVSIKCDVYSYGIMLMETFTRTRPTDERFDEEEGLSLKKWVKDSSVEEIIVANLVRMEGKNINGNLECVSAIIDLALACSAESPGERVDIKLVLTTLRKIRIMFIG; the protein is encoded by the exons ATGGAATACATGCCTAATGGGAGTCTTGATAAGTGGTTGTACTCGCACAACTATTTCTTGGACACATTGAAGAGACTTGATATAATGATCGATCGTGGCTTGTGCTTTGGAATATCTGCATTACGGGTTTATAAGTCCGTTGGCACACT TTTGGATGATAGTATTGCTCAAACCAGGACATTGGCTACATTTGGATATATTTCCCCAG AATATGGGAGGGAAGGTTTGGTTTCCATAAAATGTGATGTGTACAGCTATGGAATTATGCTTATGGAAACATTTACAAGAACAAGGCCAACAGATGAGAGGTTTGATGAGGAGGAAGGGTTAAGTTTGAAGAAATGGGTGAAGGATTCTTCAGTAGAGGAGATAATAGTTGCCAATTTGGTGAGGATGGAGGGAAAGAACATAAATGGTAATCTCGAATGTGTATCAGCCATTATTGATTTGGCTCTGGCTTGCTCTGCTGAATCTCCGGGAGAGAGGGTCGACATCAAACTGGTCCTAACGACTCTGAGGAAGATCAGAATAATGTTTATTGGGTAA
- the LOC124943275 gene encoding LOW QUALITY PROTEIN: NAC domain-containing protein 79-like (The sequence of the model RefSeq protein was modified relative to this genomic sequence to represent the inferred CDS: inserted 1 base in 1 codon) encodes MDLPPGFRFRPTDEELITHFLSKKALDNDFSAISIGEVDLNKVEPWELPWKARIGETELYCFCVKNKKYPTGLRSSNRATANGYWKTTGKDSEIFRGSLLIGMKKTLVFYMGRAPNGEKSKWIMHEYRLEGEIQSSYEWVIGKXFHKTASARGKLIPISDLFRIMAVAKSVSTHIVDILSFTF; translated from the exons ATGGATTTGCCGCCGGGATTCCGATTTCGTCCCACCGATGAAGAACTCATCACACACTTCTTATCAAAGAAGGCTCTGGACAACGATTTCTCGGCCATTTCAATTGGAGAAGTTGATCTGAACAAGGTTGAACCATGGGAGTTGCCTT GGAAAGCGAGAATAGGGGAGACAGAATTGTATTGTTTCTGCGTGAAGAATAAGAAGTATCCGACTGGTTTAAGGAGCAGCAACAGAGCTACGGCGAATGGATATTGGAAAACAACCGGGAAAGACAGTGAGATTTTCCGGGGAAGTTTGTTGATCGGAATGAAGAAAACTCTGGTGTTTTACATGGGTAGGGCACCTAATGGAGAGAAATCGAAATGGATTATGCATGAATATCGTCTTGAAGGAGAAATACAAAGCAGCTACGAATGGGTGATTGGTA GTTTTCACAAGACTGCCAGTGCCAGAGGAAAATTAATACCCATCTCAGATTTATTTCGAATCATGGCCGTGGCAAAGTCAGTCAGTACTCATATAGTAGACATATTAAGTTTCACcttctaa